In Crassostrea angulata isolate pt1a10 chromosome 6, ASM2561291v2, whole genome shotgun sequence, a genomic segment contains:
- the LOC128188141 gene encoding uncharacterized protein LOC128188141 isoform X2, which yields MGRDICFGAKVKIKTCENEDWKKRTLPPPNHFTNTRKAFERPTPGRTSGTFKGSSLVTTLIVQNPVRFKTRTAALQFAQDLFRKGTIKSIHGARFFEDSELLYVWQDENQHLDKHYRSMTSSEPTSSINRNNNADTVSSEAETKQKSLINDFFKDLEEDFPDTKNTPDVDRSGHYASLTPWAIQRASTASSDSSADTISHSYSKYKNTTSRASAPFSMATTRDHEAIPEETSIERAEGHSLEMELDRSFQRMGEPSATRRWPDSQYCYSDNEKQLIEEMKRMKRDHTEIVKSYEDRVSKLMTKMGELRSIAEMLENSGTKPNSCGVFQKSSLLNLIDTKLDQERRQPESTLTYSLELPPPLPPRPGRGNVVYPNKPLVRPTVRMKALDWNRIILQRPGDEPDRTPTTSTIWHSMLEPKIDNEEVERLFRQQDGTTSNGVSLYSDVIAQRGKTKHQLVTILEREKSGRLAFTMKALPHPVSRLTHAITSLEVSPINTDRFAELMELFGAGSDVDKINAYVKRKGPGNLDHPEYLLYELSKMEHFRERVDFLRFRYRAQWQLFEMDQQLRELHTACDEITNSLSLKNLLETLLAVGNYLNGSSQNGQADGFSINILNKLKDIKDIDDKGNLLEFIMKMYCQFYEVEIDIGCPTRFRLPEPSNMRHAAQVSFDSIHESLASLHAEFRSFQDKTLEKLTKAESSSSINNFRTVAEHFFSSAQEVMTDADTHLRETKEVFEKTKLYFMYDNPQCPPQDFFQIWAVFLHDCKYYWKLAHRKISKDRFEFEFKYKGQMSVNSAHGYDSFRASMLRRLTTLHRSVPDGPPSGNQNLKPQQPNTWADSVDAKTPQETPDKASLSQKKPDLDITSSSSPKLLTSEPPASLHKPQPLMNGHQEPSHLQGSSNYENHEDIEKMVPGPQQDVPVDPIDERPPMPLPDAGDQKLLDKQGPFSIKTWLKREPGRPQRGNDNKPLCDGRTLETPEQQAKRPSSTTFSKLRSNFVQKITGSSSGHTPKRPSQLSVHQNSEAPEAFCRPLEVSPSFTPLKITTDFDNIDPYMTSLGRDDRQHLDTSSSSIRHYPFTSSADRRTFDHRVPAARRGRHPGRDGSDVSTEYAGLYHTPPFSTTASVDRDGYASPNVIGPFTKSDINNNEKHNNVEADSDRNRGVPVLSRAPLTHSDHHNISFQSRDNDSVKPNSGSAPSYKSKSNPRQVRLDVSSAMKYQSEMGSQQLTEMTPSDLSHTDLKVPMREHRPPPPVDNTPAQRDPKKESSWRKELSALYSESPSSKPSEEKPVKITLGRAHQRQQKAAQQQQRLYQQQNNLKPVTASVGSNAIKRDVPPQKPPRTPQMQRSHCHMDLSQTTDDPEKPIIPERLRGQQHHAITSLINRFEKNTPSNDATSVNRNLNKTKNFVPSSIPINENKQIGNNEEDPPPLPPRLDYPYSEGKAQYNSHSNESTLVKTPVNSGGQLDSKQSQSVPNYLHSKFSNCYDVHKSDASNAPVPKPIHSRESTGLSDIDGYTDQLRKAASSSVFDRYKHHKTPTQTDKDAKSNVETARRNLNHVYDRQSGSNSNYSLQSSNTHQPLTSYGSHAPSIQTNIPQHAKLNQNHVTLSPSPYNSQRNPRREESATAVIKPTVMQGAVMDF from the exons ATGGGAAGGGACATCTGTTTTGGAGCCAAAGTGAAAATCAAAACTTGTGAGAATGAAGATTGGAAAAAGCGCACATTGCCGCCACCGAACCATTTTACCAATACAAGAAAG GCGTTTGAGCGACCGACCCCCGGAAGAACGAGTGGAACTTTCAAAGGCTCGTCCCTCGTGACGACATTAATTGTGCAAAATCCAGTCAGGTTCAAAACGCGGACTGCTGCATTACAATTTGCTCAGGATCTGTTTCGCAAGGGTACCATCAAAAGTATTCATGGTGCCCGCTTTTTCGAAGATTCTGAGCTGCTGTATGTGTGGCAGGATGAGAATCAGCATCTGGACAAGCACTATCGAAGCATGACGTCATCAGAACCTACGTCATCAATCAACAGAAACAACAACGCGGACACCGTTTCTTCAGAGGCCGAAACCAAACAGAAATCTTTGATCAATGATTTCTTCAAAGACCTTGAGGAAGATTTTCCGGACACTAAAAATACCCCGGATGTTGACCGATCAGGACATTACGCCTCACTGACGCCGTGGGCCATCCAAAGGGCGAGCACCGCGTCCAGTGATAGCTCTGCAGACACTATATCACACAGCTACTCCAAATACAAGAACACCACCTCGCGGGCGTCGGCGCCGTTCTCCATGGCGACCACCAGGGATCACGAGGCGATCCCAGAGGAAACGTCGATAGAAAGAGCCGAGGGACATTCCTTGGAAATGGAACTCGATCGGAGTTTCCAGAGGATGGGCGAGCCGTCTGCCACACGGAGATGGCCAGACTCTCAGTATTGTTATTCTGATAACGAGAAACAGTTAATAGAGGAGATGAAACGGATGAAGAGGGACCACACGGAGATCGTGAAATCCTACGAGGACAGGGTGTCTAAGTTAATGACCAAGATGGGGGAGTTACGTAGTATTGCAGAAATGCTTGAAAACTCAGGGACAAAACCTAATTCGTGCGGAGTTTTTCAGAAATCCTCTTTACTCAATTTAATAG ATACAAAACTGGACCAGGAGAGGCGACAGCCGGAGAGCACGCTCACATACAGTCTGGAGctcccccctcccctcccaCCAAGGCCCGGGAGGGGGAACGTGGTGTATCCCAACAAGCCCCTGGTCCGGCCAACCGTCAGGATGAAGGCCCTGGACTGGAACAGGATCATCCTCCAGCGTCCCG GGGACGAGCCGGACAGAACCCCCACTACCAGTACAATATGGCACAGTATGTTGGAGCCCAAGATTGATAACGAAGAAGTAGAAAG GTTGTTTCGGCAACAAGATGGGACTACATCAAATGGAGTATCCTTGTATAGTGACGTCATAGCACAACGTGGGAAAACTAAGCATCAG TTGGTCACTATTCTGGAGCGAGAGAAGTCGGGTCGCCTGGCGTTCACAATGAAGGCCCTGCCCCACCCCGTGTCTAGGCTGACCCACGCCATAACCAGCCTAGAGGTGTCCCCCATCAACACGGACAG ATTTGCCGAACTGATGGAACTATTCGGAGCTGGCTCTGATGTGGACAAAATCAATGCTTATGTCAAGAGAAAAGGACCAG GGAATTTGGATCATCCGGAGTATCTTCTGTATGAATTGTCCAAAATGGAACATTTCCGAGAGCGTGTCGACTTTCTCCGGTTCCGATACAGGGCGCAGTGGCAGCTGTTTGAGATGG ACCAACAACTCCGAGAGCTTCACACTGCGTGTGACGAAATTACTAACAG TTTGTCCCTGAAGAATCTCCTGGAGACCTTGCTGGCGGTGGGGAACTACCTGAATGGATCCTCCCAGAATGGACAGGCTGACGGGTTCAGCATCAACATCCTGAACAAACTCAAGGACATCAAGGACATC GATGACAAGGGGAACCTGCTGGAGTTCATTATGAAGATGTACTGTCAGTTCTACGAGGTGGAAATAGACATCGGATGTCCCACGCGCTTCCGGTTGCCCGAACCCTCCAACATGAGGCACGCTGCGCAG GTGTCCTTTGACAGTATACACGAGTCTCTGGCCTCGCTCCATGCGGAATTCCGCTCGTTCCAGgacaag ACTCTGGAAAAGCTGACCAAGGCCGAGTCATCTTCTTCCATTAACAACTTCCGGACAGTTGCCGAACATTTCTTCAGTTCag CTCAAGAGGTCATGACGGACGCCGATACTCATCTCAGGGAAACAAAGGAAGTGTTCGAAAAGACCAAGCTCTACTTTATGTACGACAATCCTCAG TGTCCTCCACAAGATTTTTTCCAAATCTGGGCTGTGTTTCTCCACGACTGTAAATACTATTGGAAGCTGGCTCACAGAAAGATTTCAAAAGACCGGTTTGAATTCGAGTTCAAATACAAAGGTCAAAtg TCTGTGAACTCGGCACATGGTTACGACAGTTTCCGGGCCAGCATGCTTCGTCGTCTGACCACGCTACATCGAAGTGTCCCTGACGGGCCGCCATCCGGTAATCAAAATCTCAAACCTCAACAGCCTAACACGTGGGCAGATTCCGTCGACGCTAAAACCCCTCAGGAAACCCCAGACAAAGCCAGTTTAAGCCAGAAAAAGCCTGATCTGGATATAACATCATCCTCCTCACCCAAACTTCTCACTTCCGAACCACCTGCAAGTCTTCACAAGCCCCAGCCACTGATGAACGGCCACCAGGAGCCCTCTCATCTACAGGGTTCTTCAAACTATGAGAACCACGAGGACATAGAGAAGATGGTCCCCGGGCCACAGCAGGACGTCCCTGTGGATCCCATTGACGAGAGGCCGCCAATGCCGCTCCCTGACGCCGGCGATCAGAAGCTCCTGGACAAACAAGGACCGTTCTCCATTAAGACCTGGTTAAAACGGGAGCCAGGTCGTCCCCAGAGAGGTAATGACAATAAACCCCTGTGTGACGGTCGAACTCTTGAAACTCCGGAACAGCAAGCGAAGCGTCCCTCTAGCACCACCTTTAGCAAACTACGCAGTAATTTTGTTCAGAAGATAACTGGCTCATCAAGTGGCCACACGCCAAAACGACCAAGTCAGCTCAGCGTCCACCAGAACTCGGAGGCCCCCGAGGCTTTCTGTCGACCTCTGGAAGTGTCGCCATCGTTTACTCCTTTGAAGATAACCACAGACTTTGATAACATTGACCCTTACATGACGAGCCTCGGCCGCGACGATCGGCAGCATTTAGATACGTCCAGCAGCAGTATACGTCATTACCCATTCACTAGTTCCGCCGACAGACGGACGTTCGACCACCGGGTGCCGGCTGCACGACGCGGGAGACACCCGGGAAGGGACGGGTCGGACGTCTCTACTGAGTACGCGGGGCTGTACCACACTCCGCCATTCTCAACTACTGCGTCGGTGGACAGGGACGGGTATGCTTCTCCGAATGTGATTGGACCGTTTACCAAGAGTGATATTAATAACAATGAAAAACACAATAACGTCGAGGCGGATTCTGACAGAAACAGAGGTGTTCCCGTTCTCTCCCGGGCGCCCCTTACTCATTCTGATCATCACAACATTTCTTTTCAATCTAGAGACAACGATTCCGTTAAGCCTAACTCAGGGAGCGCGCCAAGTTACAAATCAAAGAGTAACCCCAGGCAGGTCCGACTGGACGTGTCGTCTGCCATGAAATACCAGTCAGAAATGGGTTCGCAACAGCTCACGGAAATGACCCCCTCCGATTTGTCACACACAGATCTTAAGGTACCGATGCGCGAGCACAGACCTCCTCCTCCAGTGGATAACACCCCTGCCCAAAGAGACCCAAAGAAAGAATCATCTTGGAGAAAGGAACTTAGTGCTTTATATTCAGAATCCCCATCGTCGAAACCAAGTGAAGAAAAGCCGGTAAAGATCACGTTGGGTCGTGCTCATCAACGGCAGCAAAAGGCGGCCCAGCAACAGCAGAGGCTATATCAGCAACAGAACAACCTGAAACCGGTGACGGCCAGTGTGGGCAGCAACGCAATAAAAAGAGACGTCCCACCACAAAAACCACCGCGGACGCCGCAGATGCAGCGGTCGCACTGCCACATGGACCTCTCACAAACGACCGACGACCCAGAGAAACCGATCATTCCCGAGAGACTCCGAGGGCAGCAACACCATGCCATCACTTCTCTGATCAATCGATTTGAGAAGAACACACCATCAAACGATGCTACCTCTGTGAACAGGAATTTGAACAAAACCAAGAACTTTGTGCCGAGCTCCATTCCAATAAATGAGAACAAGCAGATCGGTAACAACGAGGAAGACCCGCCCCCTCTCCCCCCGCGACTGGACTACCCTTACTCCGAGGGTAAAGCCCAGTATAACTCCCACTCTAACGAATCCACCCTAGTCAAGACCCCTGTCAACAGTGGCGGTCAGCTCGACAGCAAACAGTCACAAAGTGTACCAAACTACTTACATTCCAAATTCTCCAATTGCTATGACGTACACAAAAGTGATGCTTCGAACGCTCCCGTACCAAAGCCGATTCACTCTCGAGAGAGCACGGGTCTAAGTGACATTGATGGCTACACAGACCAGCTACGCAAGGCGGCCAGCAGCTCAGTGTTCGACAGATACAAACACCACAAAACTCCGACTCAGACCGACAAGGACGCCAAATCAAACGTGGAGACCGCGCGCAGGAACCTTAATCATGTGTACGATAGACAAAGTGGAAGCAATTCAAACTATAGTCTGCAATCGTCAAATACGCATCAACCTTTAACCTCGTATGGAAGCCACGCCCCTTCCATACAGACCAATATTCCTCAGCATGCcaaattgaatcaaaatcacGTGACTTTATCTCCATCCCCTTACAATAGCCAGCGAAACCCGCGGAGGGAGGAAAGTGCAACAGCAGTTATTAAACCAACAGTTATGCAGGGAGCGGTCATGGACTTTTAA
- the LOC128188141 gene encoding uncharacterized protein LOC128188141 isoform X4 produces the protein MTSSEPTSSINRNNNADTVSSEAETKQKSLINDFFKDLEEDFPDTKNTPDVDRSGHYASLTPWAIQRASTASSDSSADTISHSYSKYKNTTSRASAPFSMATTRDHEAIPEETSIERAEGHSLEMELDRSFQRMGEPSATRRWPDSQYCYSDNEKQLIEEMKRMKRDHTEIVKSYEDRVSKLMTKMGELRSIAEMLENSGTKPNSCGVFQKSSLLNLIDTKLDQERRQPESTLTYSLELPPPLPPRPGRGNVVYPNKPLVRPTVRMKALDWNRIILQRPGDEPDRTPTTSTIWHSMLEPKIDNEEVERLFRQQDGTTSNGVSLYSDVIAQRGKTKHQLVTILEREKSGRLAFTMKALPHPVSRLTHAITSLEVSPINTDRFAELMELFGAGSDVDKINAYVKRKGPGNLDHPEYLLYELSKMEHFRERVDFLRFRYRAQWQLFEMDQQLRELHTACDEITNSLSLKNLLETLLAVGNYLNGSSQNGQADGFSINILNKLKDIKDIDDKGNLLEFIMKMYCQFYEVEIDIGCPTRFRLPEPSNMRHAAQVSFDSIHESLASLHAEFRSFQDKTLEKLTKAESSSSINNFRTVAEHFFSSAQEVMTDADTHLRETKEVFEKTKLYFMYDNPQCPPQDFFQIWAVFLHDCKYYWKLAHRKISKDRFEFEFKYKGQMSVNSAHGYDSFRASMLRRLTTLHRSVPDGPPSGNQNLKPQQPNTWADSVDAKTPQETPDKASLSQKKPDLDITSSSSPKLLTSEPPASLHKPQPLMNGHQEPSHLQGSSNYENHEDIEKMVPGPQQDVPVDPIDERPPMPLPDAGDQKLLDKQGPFSIKTWLKREPGRPQRGNDNKPLCDGRTLETPEQQAKRPSSTTFSKLRSNFVQKITGSSSGHTPKRPSQLSVHQNSEAPEAFCRPLEVSPSFTPLKITTDFDNIDPYMTSLGRDDRQHLDTSSSSIRHYPFTSSADRRTFDHRVPAARRGRHPGRDGSDVSTEYAGLYHTPPFSTTASVDRDGYASPNVIGPFTKSDINNNEKHNNVEADSDRNRGVPVLSRAPLTHSDHHNISFQSRDNDSVKPNSGSAPSYKSKSNPRQVRLDVSSAMKYQSEMGSQQLTEMTPSDLSHTDLKVPMREHRPPPPVDNTPAQRDPKKESSWRKELSALYSESPSSKPSEEKPVKITLGRAHQRQQKAAQQQQRLYQQQNNLKPVTASVGSNAIKRDVPPQKPPRTPQMQRSHCHMDLSQTTDDPEKPIIPERLRGQQHHAITSLINRFEKNTPSNDATSVNRNLNKTKNFVPSSIPINENKQIGNNEEDPPPLPPRLDYPYSEGKAQYNSHSNESTLVKTPVNSGGQLDSKQSQSVPNYLHSKFSNCYDVHKSDASNAPVPKPIHSRESTGLSDIDGYTDQLRKAASSSVFDRYKHHKTPTQTDKDAKSNVETARRNLNHVYDRQSGSNSNYSLQSSNTHQPLTSYGSHAPSIQTNIPQHAKLNQNHVTLSPSPYNSQRNPRREESATAVIKPTVMQGAVMDF, from the exons ATGACGTCATCAGAACCTACGTCATCAATCAACAGAAACAACAACGCGGACACCGTTTCTTCAGAGGCCGAAACCAAACAGAAATCTTTGATCAATGATTTCTTCAAAGACCTTGAGGAAGATTTTCCGGACACTAAAAATACCCCGGATGTTGACCGATCAGGACATTACGCCTCACTGACGCCGTGGGCCATCCAAAGGGCGAGCACCGCGTCCAGTGATAGCTCTGCAGACACTATATCACACAGCTACTCCAAATACAAGAACACCACCTCGCGGGCGTCGGCGCCGTTCTCCATGGCGACCACCAGGGATCACGAGGCGATCCCAGAGGAAACGTCGATAGAAAGAGCCGAGGGACATTCCTTGGAAATGGAACTCGATCGGAGTTTCCAGAGGATGGGCGAGCCGTCTGCCACACGGAGATGGCCAGACTCTCAGTATTGTTATTCTGATAACGAGAAACAGTTAATAGAGGAGATGAAACGGATGAAGAGGGACCACACGGAGATCGTGAAATCCTACGAGGACAGGGTGTCTAAGTTAATGACCAAGATGGGGGAGTTACGTAGTATTGCAGAAATGCTTGAAAACTCAGGGACAAAACCTAATTCGTGCGGAGTTTTTCAGAAATCCTCTTTACTCAATTTAATAG ATACAAAACTGGACCAGGAGAGGCGACAGCCGGAGAGCACGCTCACATACAGTCTGGAGctcccccctcccctcccaCCAAGGCCCGGGAGGGGGAACGTGGTGTATCCCAACAAGCCCCTGGTCCGGCCAACCGTCAGGATGAAGGCCCTGGACTGGAACAGGATCATCCTCCAGCGTCCCG GGGACGAGCCGGACAGAACCCCCACTACCAGTACAATATGGCACAGTATGTTGGAGCCCAAGATTGATAACGAAGAAGTAGAAAG GTTGTTTCGGCAACAAGATGGGACTACATCAAATGGAGTATCCTTGTATAGTGACGTCATAGCACAACGTGGGAAAACTAAGCATCAG TTGGTCACTATTCTGGAGCGAGAGAAGTCGGGTCGCCTGGCGTTCACAATGAAGGCCCTGCCCCACCCCGTGTCTAGGCTGACCCACGCCATAACCAGCCTAGAGGTGTCCCCCATCAACACGGACAG ATTTGCCGAACTGATGGAACTATTCGGAGCTGGCTCTGATGTGGACAAAATCAATGCTTATGTCAAGAGAAAAGGACCAG GGAATTTGGATCATCCGGAGTATCTTCTGTATGAATTGTCCAAAATGGAACATTTCCGAGAGCGTGTCGACTTTCTCCGGTTCCGATACAGGGCGCAGTGGCAGCTGTTTGAGATGG ACCAACAACTCCGAGAGCTTCACACTGCGTGTGACGAAATTACTAACAG TTTGTCCCTGAAGAATCTCCTGGAGACCTTGCTGGCGGTGGGGAACTACCTGAATGGATCCTCCCAGAATGGACAGGCTGACGGGTTCAGCATCAACATCCTGAACAAACTCAAGGACATCAAGGACATC GATGACAAGGGGAACCTGCTGGAGTTCATTATGAAGATGTACTGTCAGTTCTACGAGGTGGAAATAGACATCGGATGTCCCACGCGCTTCCGGTTGCCCGAACCCTCCAACATGAGGCACGCTGCGCAG GTGTCCTTTGACAGTATACACGAGTCTCTGGCCTCGCTCCATGCGGAATTCCGCTCGTTCCAGgacaag ACTCTGGAAAAGCTGACCAAGGCCGAGTCATCTTCTTCCATTAACAACTTCCGGACAGTTGCCGAACATTTCTTCAGTTCag CTCAAGAGGTCATGACGGACGCCGATACTCATCTCAGGGAAACAAAGGAAGTGTTCGAAAAGACCAAGCTCTACTTTATGTACGACAATCCTCAG TGTCCTCCACAAGATTTTTTCCAAATCTGGGCTGTGTTTCTCCACGACTGTAAATACTATTGGAAGCTGGCTCACAGAAAGATTTCAAAAGACCGGTTTGAATTCGAGTTCAAATACAAAGGTCAAAtg TCTGTGAACTCGGCACATGGTTACGACAGTTTCCGGGCCAGCATGCTTCGTCGTCTGACCACGCTACATCGAAGTGTCCCTGACGGGCCGCCATCCGGTAATCAAAATCTCAAACCTCAACAGCCTAACACGTGGGCAGATTCCGTCGACGCTAAAACCCCTCAGGAAACCCCAGACAAAGCCAGTTTAAGCCAGAAAAAGCCTGATCTGGATATAACATCATCCTCCTCACCCAAACTTCTCACTTCCGAACCACCTGCAAGTCTTCACAAGCCCCAGCCACTGATGAACGGCCACCAGGAGCCCTCTCATCTACAGGGTTCTTCAAACTATGAGAACCACGAGGACATAGAGAAGATGGTCCCCGGGCCACAGCAGGACGTCCCTGTGGATCCCATTGACGAGAGGCCGCCAATGCCGCTCCCTGACGCCGGCGATCAGAAGCTCCTGGACAAACAAGGACCGTTCTCCATTAAGACCTGGTTAAAACGGGAGCCAGGTCGTCCCCAGAGAGGTAATGACAATAAACCCCTGTGTGACGGTCGAACTCTTGAAACTCCGGAACAGCAAGCGAAGCGTCCCTCTAGCACCACCTTTAGCAAACTACGCAGTAATTTTGTTCAGAAGATAACTGGCTCATCAAGTGGCCACACGCCAAAACGACCAAGTCAGCTCAGCGTCCACCAGAACTCGGAGGCCCCCGAGGCTTTCTGTCGACCTCTGGAAGTGTCGCCATCGTTTACTCCTTTGAAGATAACCACAGACTTTGATAACATTGACCCTTACATGACGAGCCTCGGCCGCGACGATCGGCAGCATTTAGATACGTCCAGCAGCAGTATACGTCATTACCCATTCACTAGTTCCGCCGACAGACGGACGTTCGACCACCGGGTGCCGGCTGCACGACGCGGGAGACACCCGGGAAGGGACGGGTCGGACGTCTCTACTGAGTACGCGGGGCTGTACCACACTCCGCCATTCTCAACTACTGCGTCGGTGGACAGGGACGGGTATGCTTCTCCGAATGTGATTGGACCGTTTACCAAGAGTGATATTAATAACAATGAAAAACACAATAACGTCGAGGCGGATTCTGACAGAAACAGAGGTGTTCCCGTTCTCTCCCGGGCGCCCCTTACTCATTCTGATCATCACAACATTTCTTTTCAATCTAGAGACAACGATTCCGTTAAGCCTAACTCAGGGAGCGCGCCAAGTTACAAATCAAAGAGTAACCCCAGGCAGGTCCGACTGGACGTGTCGTCTGCCATGAAATACCAGTCAGAAATGGGTTCGCAACAGCTCACGGAAATGACCCCCTCCGATTTGTCACACACAGATCTTAAGGTACCGATGCGCGAGCACAGACCTCCTCCTCCAGTGGATAACACCCCTGCCCAAAGAGACCCAAAGAAAGAATCATCTTGGAGAAAGGAACTTAGTGCTTTATATTCAGAATCCCCATCGTCGAAACCAAGTGAAGAAAAGCCGGTAAAGATCACGTTGGGTCGTGCTCATCAACGGCAGCAAAAGGCGGCCCAGCAACAGCAGAGGCTATATCAGCAACAGAACAACCTGAAACCGGTGACGGCCAGTGTGGGCAGCAACGCAATAAAAAGAGACGTCCCACCACAAAAACCACCGCGGACGCCGCAGATGCAGCGGTCGCACTGCCACATGGACCTCTCACAAACGACCGACGACCCAGAGAAACCGATCATTCCCGAGAGACTCCGAGGGCAGCAACACCATGCCATCACTTCTCTGATCAATCGATTTGAGAAGAACACACCATCAAACGATGCTACCTCTGTGAACAGGAATTTGAACAAAACCAAGAACTTTGTGCCGAGCTCCATTCCAATAAATGAGAACAAGCAGATCGGTAACAACGAGGAAGACCCGCCCCCTCTCCCCCCGCGACTGGACTACCCTTACTCCGAGGGTAAAGCCCAGTATAACTCCCACTCTAACGAATCCACCCTAGTCAAGACCCCTGTCAACAGTGGCGGTCAGCTCGACAGCAAACAGTCACAAAGTGTACCAAACTACTTACATTCCAAATTCTCCAATTGCTATGACGTACACAAAAGTGATGCTTCGAACGCTCCCGTACCAAAGCCGATTCACTCTCGAGAGAGCACGGGTCTAAGTGACATTGATGGCTACACAGACCAGCTACGCAAGGCGGCCAGCAGCTCAGTGTTCGACAGATACAAACACCACAAAACTCCGACTCAGACCGACAAGGACGCCAAATCAAACGTGGAGACCGCGCGCAGGAACCTTAATCATGTGTACGATAGACAAAGTGGAAGCAATTCAAACTATAGTCTGCAATCGTCAAATACGCATCAACCTTTAACCTCGTATGGAAGCCACGCCCCTTCCATACAGACCAATATTCCTCAGCATGCcaaattgaatcaaaatcacGTGACTTTATCTCCATCCCCTTACAATAGCCAGCGAAACCCGCGGAGGGAGGAAAGTGCAACAGCAGTTATTAAACCAACAGTTATGCAGGGAGCGGTCATGGACTTTTAA